A genomic region of Colletotrichum destructivum chromosome 5, complete sequence contains the following coding sequences:
- a CDS encoding Putative Dynein family light intermediate chain — protein sequence MTASANRVSTYTSASAGSDARNGERKDLWSSMLDNVASGKRLPEKNMIVLGGSPESQREFVESLSHSSEKRSLDRHGSKTPPIANSFALGYTYYDVLDADQEDILARISLYMLSTPAEAFPKLIQPLITPESIPNTLMVILLDWSTPHLWMRQLREWILFMRSILENSSHECQATMEEVMVSWRDRGRGGGSTNLDGTGAITSEGDVTLPLGPGEWEEGIGLPLCVVCQNAEKMEAFEKTQGWKEGDFDQVLQYLRTALLRHGASLIYTTPNVPSSMPTLIHSSLGITSLLKRQPLKHNVIDRDKILVPPNWDSWGKIRVLRDGFDVETASQGWSHDLQSTFPSPAMTTEGLNTLAKAKADGDYSGEVWSSAVAPYEDWIRDLSNAGSAISFAGRDGDPSQLEMSSTDTQEFLGSSLQTLESHRSRSSDDKKTDTSRSRLGQRADESDSSALQAGTDGKVSQHIGPVQFNMGGIQVDADDMVQRLKDRQAFSAAQDPTTPPADAAEENPDEMDNDKLQAFFSGLMNRKQPANGSPRGGS from the exons ATGACGGCAAGCGCGAATCGGGTGTCGACGTACACCTCGGCTTCCGCAGGGTCAGACGCTCGCAatggagagagaaaggacTTGTGGAGCTCTATGCTGGACAATGTCGCCAGCGGCAAACGGTTACCCGAAAAGAATATGATCGTGCTGGGCGGGTCGCCCGAGTCGCAGCGGGAGTTTGTCGAGTCTCTGTCGCACAGCAGCGAGAAGCGAAGCCTGGACCGCCATGGCTCTAAAACGCCTCCTATCGCAAACAGCTTCGCTCTGGGCTATACCTACTACGACGTCCTGGACGCCGACCAAGAAG ACATCTTGGCGCGAATCTCCCTGTACATGCTGTCCACGCCAGCAGAAGCGTTCCCAAAACTTATCCAACCCCTAATCACGCCCGAGTCGATACCCAACACCCTGATGGTCATACTCCTTGATTGGTCCACGCCGCATTTGTGGATGCGCCAGTTGAGGGAATGGATTCTGTTCATGCGCAGTATTCTCGAGAACTCGAGCCACGAGTGCCAAGCGACAATGGAGGAGGTCATGGTCAGTTGGCGGGACAGGGGTAGAGGCGGCGGCTCAACGAATCTCGACGGCACAGGAGCAATTACGAGCGAAGGAGACGTCACGCTTCCACTCGGACCCGGTGAATGGGAAGAAGGCATTGGCCTGCCGCTCTGCGTGGTCTGCCAGAAT gcggagaagatggaaGCTTTCGAGAAAACACAAGGTTGGAAGGAGGGCGACTTTGACCAGGTGCTGCAGTATCTCCGGACAGCGCTTCTGAGAC ATGGCGCATCCCTCATCTACACGACACCTAACGTTCCTTCATCCATGCCCACTCTGATTCACTCGAGTCTGGGCATCACGTCTCTACTGAAGCGGCAACCGCTGAAGCACAACGTGATTGACAGGGATAAGATCCTCGTGCCGCCGAACTGGGACTCCTGGGGCAAGATCCGTGTGCTGAGGGACGGTTtcgacgtcgagacggcCAGCCAGGGCTGGTCGCACGACCTGCAGTCCACGTTcccctcgccggcgatgacCACCGAGGGCCTCAACAccctcgccaaggccaaggcggacGGCGACTACAGCGGCGAGGTGTggtcctcggcggtggcgccgtACGAGGACTGGATCCGCGACCTCAGCAACGCCGGCAGCGCCATCTCTTTCGCGGGCCGTGATGGGGACCCCTCGCAGCTcgagatgtcgtcgacggacACGCAAGAGTTTCTCGGCTCCAGTCTCCAGACCCTGGAGTCGCACCGCAGCCGGAGCagcgacgacaagaagaccgacacctcgaggtcgaggcttGGCCAGCGCGCCGACGAGTCGGACTCTAGCGCCCTGCAGGCTGGAACGGACGGCAAGGTCAGCCAGCACATTGGGCCTGTGCAGTTCAACATGGGAGGCATCCAGGTGGACGCTGACGACATGGTGCAGCGGCTTAAG GACCGGCAGGCATTCAGTGCTGCACAGGACCCTACCACACCaccggccgacgccgccgaggagaaccCCGATGAGATGGACAACGATAAGCTCCAGGCCTTCTTCAGCGGTTTGATGAACCGCAAGCAACCGGCGAACGGTAGCCCTCGCGGCGGCTCTTGA
- a CDS encoding Putative RNA recognition motif domain, nucleotide-binding alpha-beta plait domain superfamily, which produces MNKIRAIQALNKKEIENGISPEGSWHVDYRDTAYIYFGGLPYEMSEGDVITVFSQFGEPVWLKLARDKETGKSKGFGWLKYEDQRSTDLAVDNLGGATIKDRLISVDHARYKFRDDEDMDEGKVDWATVAKQEAGDKTDEEESEEEEKEARPMLPEERELALLIRDHDEDDPMKGFLIEEKKKEIEEALRRRDDRSDRKKRHKHRHRSHRSRRHDSDEEMKDADRDEDRHRSRRSRRDDTPDDRDRRDDEGSSSRRHRRRDESRERDPKRDERSRRDRDRSRERREGDQGGEDDKRRERRHRDRLGSEERHHGRHKDRGDERRHRRRSRSRSP; this is translated from the exons ATGAACAAAATTCGCGCCATTCAGGCGTTGAATAAGAAAGAAATCGAAAATGGAAT CTCACCCGAGGGCTCCTGGCACGTCGACTACCGCGACACGGCCTACATATACTTCGGCGGCCTCCCCTACGAGATGTCGGAAGGCGACGTGATCACCGTCTTCTCCCAGTTCGGCGAGCCCGTCTGGCTCAAGCTGGCGCGCGACAAAGAGACGGGCAAGTCCAAGGGCTTCGGCTGGCTCAAGTACGAGGACCAGCGCAGTACCGATCTGGCcgtcgacaacctcggcggcgccaccatAAAGGACCGACTCATCAGTGTCGACCACGCGCGCTACAAGTTccgcgacgatgaggacATGGACGAGGGCAAGGTCGACTGGGCGACCGTCGCGAAGCAAGAGGCCGGGgacaagacggacgaggaggagtcggaagaggaagaaaaggaggcGCGGCCGATGCTGCCCGAGGAGAGGGAGCTTGCCCTCTTGATACGGGAccacgacgaggacgacccGATGAAGGGGTTCCTGatcgaagagaagaagaaggagatcgaggaggcgctgcggcggcgggacgacAGGTCggacaggaagaagaggcacAAGCATCGGCACCGGTCGCATCGGTCACGGAGAcacgacagcgacgaggagatgaaggatGCTGATCGCGACGAAGACAGGCACCGGAGCAGGAGGTCACGTCGCGACGACACGCCGGACGACAGGGATCGcagggacgacgaggggagCAGCTCGCGGCGCCACAGACGGCGGGACGAGTCCCGCGAAAGAGATCCGAAACGGGACGAGAGGAGCCGGAGGGACAGGGACCGCTCAAGGGAGAGGCGGGAAGGGGATCAGGGCGGGGAGGATGACAAGCGGAGGGAGCGCCGGCATCGCGACCGCCTCGGATCGGAAGAGCGCCATCACGGACGGCACAAAGATCGTGGTGATGAGCGGCGGCACAGAAGACGGAGTCGGAGCAGgtcgccttga
- a CDS encoding Putative WD40/YVTN repeat-like-containing domain superfamily yields the protein MNTRPPIETAASTVVLSASFNSDASCFSVGLNSGICIFHTKSCLLKASRDFNAGIGLVEMMGTTNYLALVGGGRQPKFSTSKTIIWDDMKGRVAIEIASLTPVRGVRIGRNRIVVALQNSVRVYSFAKPPDLQSVYETTDNPLGLVAMSDKTIAFPGRTVGQIQLVEIGTGNVSIIPAHSSALRAIQLSPDGELLATASEMGTLIRVFATTNCARLAELRRGVDPATIFSLGFSPEGTKLACTSDKSTLHVFDVPHPKKPMTAPTSPTASQMAGSGILAGRPADDGKGRWGFLGKIPLMPRLFSDVYSFASAPFEAGDDPLVGGLPLSDQTTLGTTRPQKGVIGWITEDSLVVIGAGQDARWEKFVISKGEDGRRYVVREGWKRYLGSASS from the exons ATGAACACACGCCCGCCCATAGAGACGGCGGCCTCTACGGTGGTGCTGTCCGCATCCTTTAACAGTGATGCCAGCTGCTTCTCCGTTGGCCTCAACTCGGGAATATGCA TCTTCCACACCAAGTCGTGCCTTTTGAAGGCATCCAGAG ACTTCAATGCCGGCATTGGCCTTGTCGAAATGATGGGTACGACGAAttacctcgccctcgtcggtgGTGGCAGGCAACCCAAGTTTAGCACCAGTAAA ACAATCATATGGGACGACATGAAAGGGAGGGTCGCTATAGAAATCGCCTCTCTGACCCCGGTGCGCGGCGTCCGTATCGGCCGCaaccgcatcgtcgtcgcgctCCAGAACAGCGTCCGCGTCTACTCGTTTGCTAAGCCGCCCGACCTCCAGTCAGTGTACGAGACCACGGACAACCCTCTCGGTCTTGTCGCAATGTCAGACAAGACGATTGCATTCCCGGGCAGAACGGTCGGCCAAATCCAACTTGTCGAGATCGGTACCGGCAACGTCAGCATCATCCCGGCCCACTCGTCCGCTCTCCGAGCCATTCAACTGAGCCCGGATGGCGAGCTGTTGGCCACAGCAAGTGAAATGGGcacgctgatcagggtgTTCGCAACCACCAACTGTGCTCGCTTGGCCGAGCTGAGACGGGGCGTCGATCCCGCAACCATATTCTCTCTCGGCTTCAGCCCCGAAGGCACCAAGTTGGCTTGCACGTCGGATAAGTCAACACTGCACGTCTTCGACGTGCCGCATCCCAAGAAACCCATGaccgcgccgacgagcccgacgGCATCGCAGATGGCAGGATCGGGCATCCTCGCGGGTCGGCCAGCTGACGACGGCAAGGGGCGATGGGGCTTCTTGGGAAAGATCCCGCTGATGCCGCGCCTGTTCTCAGACGTATACTCATTCGCGTCTGCGCCGTttgaggccggcgatgaccCGCTAGTCGGCGGACTGCCCTTGTCGGACCAGACGACGCTCGGGACAACGAGGCCCCAAAAGGGCGTCATCGGATGGATCACCGAAGACAGTcttgtcgtcatcggcgccggacAGGACGCCAGGTGGGAGAAGTTTGTGATATCCAAGGGggaagacggacgacgaTACGTCGTGCGAGAAGGCTGGAAGAGGTATTTGGGCAGCGCGTCGTCATGA
- a CDS encoding Putative septin, P-loop containing nucleoside triphosphate hydrolase: MIRRKKNVKKGIQFCLMVCGASGTGRTTFVNTLCGKSVLGHKEADDPNAASVEDGVKIKPITVELELDEEGTRISLTIVDTPGFGDQIDNEASFAEIVGYLERQYDDILAEESRIKRNPRFRDNRVHAMLYFITPTGHGLRELDIELMKRLAPRANVIPVIGRADSLTPAELAESKKLVMEDIEHYRIPVYNFPYDIEEDDEDTVEENAELRGLMPFAIVGSEEVVEIGGRAVRARQYPWGVVEVDNPRHSDFLAIRSALLHSHLADLKEITHDFLYENYRTEKLSKSVEGGAGVDSSMNPEDLASQSVRLKEEQLRREEEKLREIEIKVQREINEKRQELLARESQLREIEARMQREQSAAAGGPAEANGDHEAN; encoded by the exons ATGATCCGTAGAAAGAAGAACGTGAAGAAGGGAATCCAGTTCTGTTTGATGGTCTGCGGAGCATCAGGCACTG GAAGAACCACCTTTGTCAACACTCTTTGCGGAAAGAGCGTCCTCGGCCACAAGGAGGCGGACGACCCCAACGCCGCCTCTGTCGAGGATGGTGTCAAGATCAAGCCCATCACTGTCG AGTTagagctggacgaggagggtaCCCGTATCTCCCTGACCATCGTTGACACCCCGGGATTCGGTGACCAGATCGACAATGAAGCCAG CTTCGCAGAGATCGTCGGCTACCTCGAGAGACAATACGACGACATTCTCGCCGAGGAGTCTCGTATCAAGCGTAACCCCCGTTTCAGAGACAACCGGGTTCACGCCATGCTCTACTTCATCACGCCCACCGGCCACGG TCTCCGCGAGTTGGATATTGAGCTCATGAAGCGTCTTGCCCCCCGTGCCAACGTCATTCCTGTCATTGGCCGCGCCGACTCCCTGACCCCGGCGGAGCTCGCCGAGTCGAAGAAACTTGTGATGGAGGACATCGAGCACTACCGCATCCCCGTCTACAACTTCCCCTACGATAtcgaggaagatgatgaggatACTGTCGAGGAGAACGCTGAGCTGAGAGGTCTGATGCCGTTCGCCATTGTCGGTTCCGAGGAGGTTGTCGAGATTGGCGGCCGTGCCGTCCGCGCCCGCCAGTACCCCTGGGGTGTTGTCGAGGTTGACAACCCTCGCCACTCCGACTTTCTTGCTATCCGCTCTGCTCTTCTTCACAGCCACTTGGCTGATCTGAAGGAGATCACCCACGACTTCCTCTACGAGAACTACCGTACCGAGAAGCTCAGCAAGTCTGTTGAGGGCGGTGCTGGAGT TGACTCGTCCATGAAccccgaggacctcgcctCCCAATCTGTGCGCCTCAAGGAGGAACAGCTGcggcgagaggaggagaagctccGTGAGATCGAGATCAAGGTCCAGCGCGAGATCAACGAGAAGCGCCAGGAGCTCTTGGCCCGCGAGTCCCAACTTCGCGAGATCGAGGCCCGTATGCAGAGGGAACAGTCTGCAGCAGCTGGCGGccccgccgaggccaacggcgaccACGAAGCCAACTAA